The following are from one region of the Nicotiana tomentosiformis chromosome 7, ASM39032v3, whole genome shotgun sequence genome:
- the LOC104112502 gene encoding uncharacterized protein, translating to MVTHGKRVRQVLDENSITFDDEDADGLIIPHNDALVVSLLVHDTNVKRVLIDPGSSVNIILLRVVNEMQANDKVIPNARSLFGFDNSSVITQGEVMLTTFAERVTEDTKFQVIDADIAYNIILGRPWIHDMGVVLSTLHQVIKFPLQWGIQQIRGDQQAFRSINSVVVTSTMNDVADRE from the coding sequence ATGGTCACTCATGGGAAGAGAGTTCGCCAAGTCTTGGATGAAAATAGTATAACATTTGATGATGAAGACGCGGATGGCTTGATAattcctcataatgatgcactggtagtATCTCTACTTGTACACGATACTAACGTTaaacgagttttgattgaccCAGGTAGCTCCGTAAATATCATTCTACTAAGGGTGGTGAATGAAATGCAAGCTAATGACAAGGTGATACCAAATGCACGGTCTTTGTTTGGATTTGATAATTCAAGTGTTATCACACAAGGGGAAGTAATGCTTACCACGTTTGCAGAGAGAGTTACCGAGGATACAAAGTTCCAGGTGATAGATGCAGACATAGCTTATAATATAATTctaggaagaccatggattcacgaTATGGGCGTTGTACTGTCCACATTACATCAAGTTATTAAGTTTCCTTTACAATGGGGAATTCAACAAATCCGTGGAGATCAACAGGCTTTTAGAAGCATCAATTCAGTGGTGGTTACAAGCACGATGAATGATGTTGCAGACCGGGAATAG